CCTGGCCTGTGTGAACATTCTCATCACTGCCCTGTGTCTTGTGCCTACTGTGCAGCTGGATTTCAGCTGAGCAGACCACAAAGCTCTGTTCCAGTACCATTGTTTGCAGTAGCCCCAGAACAACAGTTCCAGACCCACCCATTCTTTAGGCCTGTGTCTGTACAAACAGTGTCCTGATTTGGATGGAGCTGACAGGCGGAATTAAAACCACATTATCTGAATATTCCATGCAAATTACTGGGCCAGATGAAGAGTGGAACCGAGAATTACCCACATTCTGAAGTATCAGTGCTGTCCTCTTTATGCTCTTGGGTGAGCTTTGTTCTGTGCTTGGTGAGAGGTCCTGAAAGTGCCTCAGAGCTCAGAACAATCCCCTTTCCCCACTGAATTCAGGCTTTTTAGATGCTCTCACCATGTTTATCTGAAAAAACAGCATCCTTGCTTGAGGCTGTGGTTTGACTGCATGTCTCAACTGCTCTCCTCTTGATGTTAACTGTGTCTTAATTGCTATTATTTTAGATCAACCTCATTGATGTAAAATCAGGAATCTGCTGCTGTATTTGCTCAGACTTGGTTATTAGTTCTTATAGAAGATGaaacagcacacacaggtgtACTGGAGCAGTTCTTGTGCCTGCAGTGCTTCTGAGCAAGCACTGATGAGTTTCCTTTgccctctttttcctctctccaggaGTCCTGGCGCCGTGTGATCAGTACTGGAGTGCAGATTGGAATCCCCATGCCCTGCTTCACTACAGCACTTTCTTTTTATGATGGATACAGGCATGAGATGTTGCCAGCTAACCTGATTCAGGTAGGTACTGAAATCCCATCCCatgttatttaaataatgcTTTATAGGTCTCAATGGCAATATGTCCTAATCACTGACGGTGTAGGTTGCCTAATATATTTCTGTTGTACCTGAAATTCCTGTCAGTAAGACACTTAGAAACAGCTGGATAAAGAACATCAGACATACTGGTGTGGCAGCACCCAGTGTGTGCTTGTATTCCATCTGTGAACTAGGGTAATGGTAGCTTTGAACCCAAATGGTTTGTGCAGAAGCATCTTTGAATGTTTGGATACATGGAAGTGCTTGGTTTTTAGATTAGTACCAAGCAGAAATCCTCTACTTGCGTTTCTGCAGAACTCTTAATTATTAGATATTAGTACATTTTTCATTGCAGTGGTTTTGCTaataatgtgaaaataatttttgagtgTTCTGATATTGGAGTCCAATCTTGTTTCTACTATTCCTCATTAGGTAACAATAGGTGCAACTTCTAGAATTCACATGATATTGACATTTCTGCATCTGGTTTGTCTGTGTGTTCTCAATCTAGGCTCAGCGTGATTACTTTGGTGCGCATACATATGAATTATTATCAAAGCCAGGGGCATTTATCCATACTAACTGGACAGGTCATGGAGGAAACGTGTCCTCTTCTGCTTACAATGTCTAATGGAAGTCCTTCCACTCGGAGCCAAGATACTGTAGATCTCAGATATTTCTTTAGAATATCACTTTTTACTGTGTACTCTGCTAAAACTTGTGTGTGGACACTTTTGTAATAACTTGTGGGTATATTtcatacatatatgtatatctCTCTATATGTATCATATaagaaaactaaataaatttaGTTATAAATATGTTGAGGTGTTTTCTTCCCACCGGTGCTGCGTCGCGGGGAGATGGGACGGCTCTCTCGGTGTCCGGGGCGGGGCCCGGCATGGCGGTGGTGCCGCCCCTCTCGGTGTCCGGGGCGGGGCCCGACATGGCGgccgcgcggccccgccccgcgcgccgGGCGGGAAGCGCCGAGGGCGGGAGATCGTGAGGGCcgcgatggcggcggcggctggcgaggagcagcagctgctcgCTCAGGTACCGAGCGGCGCACGGCGCGCCGCGGCCGTGAGCGCTGTCTCGGCTGTGGTGGCTGGGGCGAGGCCGGTGTGCCACTGCccgtccctgccctgctctgctccctgcagaggctgAAGGCGGCGGTTCACTACACGGTCGGGTGCCTGTGcgaggaggtggaggaggacaAGGACGTGCAGTTCAGCAAGCAGATCATCGCAGCCATCTCGGACATCACCTTCCGGCAGTGCGGTACAGCTGCGTTCCCCGCTGTTGCCTGGGTTACCTGCAGTCGCCTCGTGGTACCTGGGTTATGGTCCATGGCTGTTCAGGAGCCACCGCTGGAGGCACAGGGCTTCAAAAATAATAGCACCGAACTAGGTGTCACCGGGGCATTCTCttgcattatatttttttaaagtacatgAAATACTAGTTCAACTTTTCACACCTTTAAAAAGCATTGTGTGGCTATCTGCTTGTGTGGTGCCTAACAACTAGCTATAGTCACTTCTTATAACTGACTTGGGTAACTTGtgtattgtttatttttttcccactgtgttttaaaacatctttgtgTTTTCTCTAGAAATCTTTGCAAAAGACCTCGAAATGTTTGCAAGGTATGCACTGATTGTTACAAAGGCTTTCCCTTTTATGTTAGCTCCcagataatatttaaaatatatcttcTAATTCAAGCTTTAAAGGACTTGGTTGGCTGCTTAAATACTGTCTGTGAAGTTACCAAATAGAAATTCCCTGTAGGTACTTTTTGATTCTGGCCTCTTACGGTCAGTGTTGGCAAAAATGTTAAGGGGTGTTTTTTGATTTGATGCAGGCATGCAAAACGAACCACAGTCACTACAGAAGATGTGAAGCTTTTGGCTAGAAGAAGCAATTCTTTGGTGAGATGCACTCTATTTATGTCTCGCAACATTCTTAATCCAGTTAATTCCTAAAAGCATTTGAATGAAGGTTATAGATGGTGAAGCAAGTGTTGCATAAGCAATTGCATGATCTTCCTGAGGTAGATAGGCACAATCCAGTGAATTAGCCTGAGACGGCAAAGTAAATGTTTTTTGGAGTCTGTCATGTTTCTTGTAATAAGAATTTGCCCTGTTAAATTCTCCAGTATTTCTTTCTAATGTCTTGTGAATGAATGAAATTCCTCAGCAGAGTACTGATTAGCTCATTGTTCCTAGCTAAAACATATCACTCAGAAGAGTGAAGAGCTTGCATCAAGTAAcatggagcagaaggaaaagaagaaaaagaagtccAGCACAGCTAAGGGAGAGAGAATTCCTGTGGAACAAGAAGCAGCTGTGATTGAAAATGAAGATTCCAACATGGCATGATTTATCTTTAGAGTAATGATTCAGGTCATTTTCTCGTACTATCCTAGAGGAACCAGAATTAGCCTATTCATCTTACAGGTTAGCTCCAGGAATGAATCTTTAGGTTTTCAGGTGAATGTGATtggatttttattgtttcaaaaatgaaaagccTGTCAGTATTCAGTAAGCTTACAGCCAAAATGCCTTAATTGCTTACAAAAGGTATCTGTTATTAAAATCCAagtactttaaataaaaagtttgaaACAGACTATTTTCACTGAACCATAACTCAATTCTGTGTtaatttcttcatcttctttccCTAATGTAATACTGTATTTATCAGCCCATTCTTTAATTATAGCAGCTGGTGGAAATATCAAAACTAGTCCAACAGTAAGATAAAAAGGCTTTAttgatattagaaaaaaaaagattttaacaaatttaaaaataagccaGCTAATACAAAAGTATCATGATGCTACACTAATGATTAGGAGAATAAGACAGCAGCCAAATGCAAGTCTTCCGTCACACAGCCTTACAAAGCAATTATTTCCAcctttgctgtgttttacatGATAGCTCTTACACAGCATCTAAGAGGCAGGAGTTCCTTACAGGAAAAGCACTGAAGTTGAAGGACTTTGAATTTACTTTAGCTGATTAAATCAGTGTGAGAATTCAAGTTTCTAGATCCCAGGCTGGAGTCTCTCTGCCCTGATCAATAACAGTGCCTCAAAGTGTCTTCCAGAGATCCTCCATCCTTTTTACACTGAAAATGGTGGGAGAACAAAGTAAGCAACCTGCCTGGGGCTTCAGGAGCTGCATCCACCATTATCAGATGGAAGCTTCTGGCCACCAACCAGGTATTGTAAGCTGAACACTTTTACATGCTGTGCTTAGCAATACCATTGTCCTAGCATTCTGCAAAAAGTCAAAATCCCTTTGCTTACACAATTCAAATCACCAGAGGAATTTAAGCCACAGGACAATATCCAGATTTTAGTTGTTCCATAGCCAGACCACAGTATGACCAGCAAACTATGGTTCCCAGGATGTGTCTTTGCTTATATTGATTCTAATGcaaaagcaaacccaaactgcaagctgccctgcagtgtcatTTTCTGCGTTTTGCACTGGGCCAGTCTCCCCAGGGAAGCGCCTTCTTGCCCTTGGACGTGCTGCGGAGGGAGTGCAGAGCCTGCACCTGTCGGAGGCGCTTGGAGAGCTCCTGCTCAcaggctgcctgcacagctccagccttctgcttgtcccagcccagggccgaggccagggctgctgcgTCCTCCTTCAACACCAGCTGCAGCAAGACAGATTAACAGTCTTTTCTACTGACTCCCCAGCCACCAGCCCTCTGCTGACATAACAACAGCAGGAACCAGGCATCAAAGTTTAGTATTGGCATTTTGGGACTGGAGATGTTCCCAGCTTTCATCACCTATCCCATGGGCTAGTGGATTTCCAGAAATTTGCCAGCACTCAGTGCTTGGAGCTCTGTTCAGGCgttcaaaggaagaaaaagcagttacttattttccacagcaggaaaaagcaaGAGCAGCAAGATCACAGCTTGAAAGAATACCTTCCTAAATGGTTACAGTTTATCTAGGCTTTCCTTTCCAAGctatatttacttttttttttttttttccaaagtaagGAGGCTTTTATTTGATTTGGGATATATAAAAGAAACATAGCTAGATGAATAAGcatacaaaaaaaccaaagaactTTGCTGGTAGGACAGCTGGCTGATTTGGCAAAGACCAAACCCAAACttattttatggctttttaGAGGACAGAACACAGTGTGTGGAACAGTGTCAGCTGGCTGTTACAGAGGAGCTCCAAGCCAGGGGTAGTGTTACTgaggaagagaaattaattaaatttcagCACTTTGAAACAGATCTACTGACATCAGAGCTTCTAGAAGCAAGGACAGCTTCCCCTATAGCCTGTCCTTCAGTGTGCCAGAATATGGTTGTGTCATTCTCACCCACCTCTAGATCCTGACTGTCCAAGCCGAGCTCTGGAGCAGGTTTCTCCTTCAAAGCAGCAAGGACCTGGTTGCTTAGTGCTGTTGTGGCTGAAGAATCTGTGCTGCTGGTACCTATGTCAACCACATCAATCTCCTTCCTTGGTGCAGCCTGAGGTTCTGAAAATGAGCAGAATCAGTACAGCCCCTAACAAACACAGGACAGGAAAAGTGGCCTGGACTGCTTTGATGGTTGTGAGATTAATAAATACACATCCAATCTAGGTGCATCCTGGAACTTAAGAAATCCATAATGTTAAGGAGGACTATGTGACCTAAGCTTTTCTCCTGTATTCTGCTTTCAGGCTTTATGAGAAATGTGACACAGCAGTGAGAGGGCTCTGGTCAGAGAATTCTTACACTACACCTACTCCAGCATCAACCCCATTTAACAGTGGTGAACAAATTACTCACTCTACTTTATTTATTCCACCCAGTAGGAGCTGAAAACCTCCTTCTCTAGCATACAAATGCTCCCTACCTGCAACTTTGCTTAAGACACTGTCTTCAGTTTTCAAGGCCTCTAGGTAGAGTTCTAGGAGCTGCCTTGACTGACGCTCTTCTTCTCGTCTgtccagcacctgctgcagggtGTCCTGCAGCACTTGGATTTTGGTTTCACTTTGAGCAAGTTCTTCTGCCAGGTCAGAGTGTGGCACATCAATAAGCACCTTAAAACATTGAGAGGGCTCCTGAGTAACTCATTTCATGGCACTAATTGTAGTACAGACAGAATGTATAAACCCTTCTGAAACCAAGCATGTTCCACAAGGTTTCTTGCCATAGCAAGTCCCCTGAGTTCTGAGAGGCTGCAGTGGCATTCCATCAGGCAGCATTTTTTACTGAAAGCCAAAAGGCATCCAAGAAGGTGTGGAATCATGCGCAATTTTAACAGAAATCTTGAAAACTAATGGCAAAGCACTACTTCTTCACAGTGCATGGAAATACTCAAAGCAAAGGCAGTAGCCTGGCACCTGGGAAGCTGCACATTGGGGAGGACAAGAAGGGACAGTTATTGCCATGCCTCACCACAGACAGGGTGTTAAGCAGTCAGAAACTTGAATCAATCAGCTCTGGAAAGTGACAGCAGTTCTTCAAAGCCCTCTGAAGCAGACAGACCTGGcctgctgctcagcctctcctgtGCATGTTACACACGTGTCTGGCTTTAAGGAATGAGCTGAATTCAGCTGTCATTTGGCCAAATCTCAACTTTTTGCCCTCCCACTGCCAGAATTGGAACAACACACTGTGAGGGATAGTTGGGGATTAAGAGCATCCTTGGACACTAGAATACTTCCCTTCAAGCAGAGGTTTGACTCTGGCACCAAgagccaaaagcagcagctgaattaAGCCTGAGCTCTTGTTTATTGATTCTGTTCTCTGCGGAGAAATGGATGATGGGCAGATGCAAGGACAGGGACTGGGGTTTCCCCACTGTACCTGAAGGTCTTCTTCAGACATCAGGATGATATTGGACAGGTCATCCTTCAGCTGCCTGGCCAGCTGCTTCCACTTCTCAGCAGCACTGTCCACTTCATCCACAGACTCCGAGAGCCAGGATGTTCCACTGTCTGACACAAGAGTCACCAGTTCATGGGTCATTCCTGATCACCTGACACTGCCTAATGGCAGTAGGTGTATACCAAACACACCTCCCCTTCCAGCTTCCTCACTCACAGCATACCTAAGCTTTTGCCAGACCATTTCTCGTCCTTGGCCAGTGCCACAAACTTGGTGTTAGATGGCAAACACAAGAAGTAATCCTCGTCATCCACAATGGTTCCATCTTCTGCCAGCACCAAGGTGATGGGTTCCCGGGCCTTGTCAATAGCCAGAACACCACAagctgcagaacagaaaaaatacttaaCAGAATGATAAAAGTGACACTGCCCTTTTATTACCCCCAGCACAAAAGACAGGCAACTCTCAGTGACTGAAGCTGGAGACTGACACCTGTCTCCTCACAGTGCTGCACATTAGCTGGATCCCACAgcaggtcccagcagggctcccaACCGGTCCCACAGCGAGTCCCGGTAGATCCCACAGCAAGTCCCACAGGGGGGCTCACACTGTGTCCCACAGGCAGTCCTACAGCCGGTCCCACAGTGGGTCCCACTGCGGATCCCACAGCGGGTCCCAGCGGGCTCCCAACCAGTCCCACAGCAGGTCCCACAGCCGGTCCCACAGGGGATACCACAGCGGATCCCACAGCCGGTCCCAGCGGGCTCCCAACCAGTCCCACAGCCGGTCCCACAGCAGACCCCACAGCCGGTCCCACAGCGGATCCCACAGCTGGTCCTACAGCGGATCCCACAGCCGGTCCCACAGCCGGTCCCAGCGGGCTCCCAACCAGTCCCACAGCCGGTCCCACAGCAGACCCCACAGCCGGTCCCACAGCGGATCCCACAGCCGGTCCCACAGCCGGTCCCACAGCTGGTCCTACAGCGGATCCCACAGCCGGTCCCACAGCCGGTCCCAGCGGGCTCCCAACCAGTCCCACAGCCGGTCTCACAGCAGATCCCAAAGCCAGTCCCACAGCGGGTCCCACAGCCGGTCCCAGCGGGCTCCCAACCGGTCCCACAGCCGGTCCCACAGCCGGTCCCTCAGCGGGTCCCGCCGCCCACCTTTGTCGCGCAGTTCCCTCAGGCAGGACGCGGCCACGCCGTGCTGCTCCAGCCCGTCCCGCCGCCGCACCACACACCGCTTCAGACGCGCCGCCATCAGCTCTGCTCGGCAGTGCCCCAGCGGCTTTTCCCGGATGGGAAGGCGCTGCTGCCGGCGATCCgaccggcccggcccggcccggcccggtccGCCTGAGGCCGGGCACTCACGGCACCGGCGGCGCCCCCGCGGGAACCATCGCGGCGCCGGCGCTCGACTGGCCGTGCCTGGGAGCGGAGCGGAGGGGGCGCTGCAGCGGCGCTCGGGGATGGATTGGGCGCGCCTGGGAAGATGGCGGCCGCGGAGCGAGCGGAGCAGCCGGGGCAGGTGAGGGGgtcgggccgggccgggccgggcccggggcgcTGCGGGACCTGCTGCGGGACCGGCCGCGGGACCGGCCGCGGGACCGGCCGCGGGACCGGCCGCAGGACCGGCTCGTGTGCGGCGGGCCCAGTGCTGCAGCCGGGCTCGGAGCGGCACCCGGACTCGGTGCTGTACCCGGGCTCCGcgctctgtgcctgcagccgCTGTGCGGGGCTGCCTGCGGGGTGTGCAGGCCGGGCCCGGGGCACAGGCGTGTTGGCATTGAGGTTTGTGTGTGGAACTCATCAAGCACTTGAATGGGAGAAGAATAAATACAAACACGGCCTGAGAGAAAGGGGGCAGTGTGCAGCTGGGTTATAAAACTCGGTGGAGCCCTGTGTAGGGTGagagttggactcgatgatccttgtgggtcccttctaacccagaatattctgtgatcctatgaCTAGTTAGACAAAAATATTGTCTCTGCCTTGCAAAGGCGAGGGACGGAAGGAGATTCTTGAGCCGAGAGCATGAAAGGGCAAAGCTGGATGGGGAGagcaaaagagaaatacaaGTTCACTGTTTTTGGTGCTCAAGAAACACTAAAAGcttaagatatttttaaagtggTACATTAAATGAATGGGGcagccagaggaaaaaacagaagcatGATGGAGTTGTATGTAGTatatattcttattttcttgaAGGCCTCTTCCAAGCTGGATTCTGTAGTGTAGGTGTGATGAAGGTGTGTACAGTTTAGGCTTCGTCTCACTCACACTGTCCTCTTCATGGTCTACAGTCACTTGTATTTCTCTACAAGCTCAGCCCACCTCAAGTTCTGTGGCCTCCTGGAGCTCCATCATCTCCCCACTCTCCTGGACAGGTTCCTGAGTGTGTGGTGCCAATGGGATTTGGTAAAATCCTTTCAGTGCCCCCAGggtcccactgcagcagcaggaggggaaggttTGGCTGGGAAGAAAACAGGGCAGCCTGCCAGTGACCCATTGTTATGTGCAATCACTCAGATCTGTCCAGATTTGGTGAAACAACCATGAATTTCTCTGTTGATCCCTTTGTTTTGGACTGAGGAGGCTGAGTTTGTAGGGAAGGCTACTAAACTAAGCTGAAATGGgaataaattacataaaatcTGTACCAAGTGTGCTAACCAGCACAGATATGGATTGTGAAAGGCCGAGTTACCAAACTCTCAGGAGGCAGGGCAGCTTTGCATCAGCCATATGTTTTCGTCAGCCCCAGTCTGAGGTGCAGGTGTTACAGTCCATCCCTTCAAGAGAATGCTTCCAGAATGAGGAAACCTGAAGCAATCTGTAACTGGTGCATAAGGCACCTGGGCAgtctgctgggctggcagttTCTCAGACAGACATCTGGTTAATGTGGTTACCTAAAAAACATGCAGTTTCCTTTCAGTTTGGATTTTGCATTTTCCCACTGCACACTTAAACTTGCCCCATTTATTTGTGTTGCTTTACCTCAGAATAAGGTTCAATGTTTGGAAATGGGAAAGTCTTGCTTTTTAACAGGCCTCATGAATGTAGCCAGAGAACGCTCTGGGTTTTAAAGGCAAAGATGAAGAATCAGGTTCTGTTCAttgtgtgcagcactgctggatcCTCAGGCCAGAGCGAGTTACTCACACTCCTTTTGGTGTCTGCCCTGTGTCAGGTGTGTGAGGAGCCTCTGGGCCAGCTGCTGGACAGCACAGTGACCTGAGCCCTgaccacagccctggcacaccaCAGaggtgctcctgctccagcctcctcttcctcctccttccccttgTGTGCctcagggggctcaggggctgctcctgctgccccagcttggccctgcctgctggggacaggtgtCCCCATCCTATaggaggtgtcccagcccaggcagggggttggaatgagatggtccttaaggtcccttcacGCCAAAgttttctgtgattctcttaAGTTTTTTTTACCATCTCCTACAGAGATGGTAAAATCTCCTATACATTCCTCATCCAGAACTCTGACAAGTGTTCAGTGCTCTCAGATCCTGGGGGCTTGGGTGGAATTTGGGAAAGTACTACAGCTTTGCCTGGAAAGAGGGGATGTGATTGAAGGATATGGGTGACTTTTCAAGGGGACACTCTCAGAATTAAACAAACCaatgaaaatatcttttcaaGTCTCACAGAATGTAAACACCGCTCCTCTTACACAACCATTGCAGTTTTGACACTGTTATCAATGCTTATAGAAAGTTGTCCCCATTGCACTCTAAACGTTTagagaatttaataaaatatttgctttctgctgctg
This DNA window, taken from Oenanthe melanoleuca isolate GR-GAL-2019-014 chromosome 21, OMel1.0, whole genome shotgun sequence, encodes the following:
- the CENPS gene encoding centromere protein S isoform X1; this translates as MGRLSRCPGRGPAWRWCRPSRCPGRGPTWRPRGPAPRAGREAPRAGDREGRDGGGGWRGAAAARSGTERRTARRGRERCLGCGGWGEAGVPLPVPALLCSLQRLKAAVHYTVGCLCEEVEEDKDVQFSKQIIAAISDITFRQCEIFAKDLEMFARHAKRTTVTTEDVKLLARRSNSLLKHITQKSEELASSNMEQKEKKKKKSSTAKGERIPVEQEAAVIENEDSNMA
- the DFFA gene encoding DNA fragmentation factor subunit alpha isoform X1, with product MAARLKRCVVRRRDGLEQHGVAASCLRELRDKACGVLAIDKAREPITLVLAEDGTIVDDEDYFLCLPSNTKFVALAKDEKWSGKSLDSGTSWLSESVDEVDSAAEKWKQLARQLKDDLSNIILMSEEDLQVLIDVPHSDLAEELAQSETKIQVLQDTLQQVLDRREEERQSRQLLELYLEALKTEDSVLSKVAEPQAAPRKEIDVVDIGTSSTDSSATTALSNQVLAALKEKPAPELGLDSQDLELVLKEDAAALASALGWDKQKAGAVQAACEQELSKRLRQVQALHSLRSTSKGKKALPWGDWPSAKRRK
- the DFFA gene encoding DNA fragmentation factor subunit alpha isoform X2, whose protein sequence is MAARLKRCVVRRRDGLEQHGVAASCLRELRDKACGVLAIDKAREPITLVLAEDGTIVDDEDYFLCLPSNTKFVALAKDEKWSGKSLDSGTSWLSESVDEVDSAAEKWKQLARQLKDDLSNIILMSEEDLQVLIDVPHSDLAEELAQSETKIQVLQDTLQQVLDRREEERQSRQLLELYLEALKTEDSVLSKVAEPQAAPRKEIDVVDIGTSSTDSSATTALSNQVLAALKEKPAPELGLDSQDLESSKH
- the DFFA gene encoding DNA fragmentation factor subunit alpha isoform X3; the protein is MAARLKRCVVRRRDGLEQHGVAASCLRELRDKACGVLAIDKAREPITLVLAEDGTIVDDEDYFLCLPSNTKFVALAKDEKWSGKSLDSGTSWLSESVDEVDSAAEKWKQLARQLKDDLSNIILMSEEDLQVLIDVPHSDLAEELAQSETKIQVLQDTLQQVLDRREEERQSRQLLELYLEALKTEDSVLSKVAEPQAAPRKEIDVVDIGTSSTDSSATTALSNQVLAALKEKPAPELGLDSQDLE
- the CENPS gene encoding centromere protein S isoform X2, which translates into the protein MAAAAGEEQQLLAQRLKAAVHYTVGCLCEEVEEDKDVQFSKQIIAAISDITFRQCEIFAKDLEMFARHAKRTTVTTEDVKLLARRSNSLLKHITQKSEELASSNMEQKEKKKKKSSTAKGERIPVEQEAAVIENEDSNMA